The Alkalinema sp. FACHB-956 genome contains the following window.
TTGATCACCTATTGCACGCAACAGTGGCAAGGCTTGATTGTAGTAGTCCAGGGCTTTTTGCGTCTTGCCGAAATCATGACTGATTCGGCCCAATACTAATAATGAGAATGCTTGTTTATCCTGCGCATTCGCTACCCGACTCAATTGCAACGCCTTTTCAAACAGGTCGATCGCCTTTCGCAAAGATTCTGCACTCCCTTCCTTGAAAAGACGCCTTCCTTCCTGGATGAGCCGATCGATCTCATTTGCTGGAGCAGACTGCGCAACTGTCGGCGCGATCGGTTGTGCGGTGACAGGCACGATCGTTCCCGGCGCGATCACACCTACCAATGCCAGCAACAACGCCATCCGAATCGTCGATCGACCGATCGTCATACAGTCCACTCCCAGCAAATTAACCTACCTGCAATCTATCATTCTCACGCCCACCCACCTATGTATCCTCGCCCTGTTGTAACAATCCCTCCCCATCGCCCAATGCTAAAATAGCGCCATTGCAGCCCAGGAGAAGTTCGACCATGAACCAACCCATCACCACCAAGCCGCTGCCGAGCATGGGAGCCCTCCCCACCATGCATGACCTCCCAAGCGACGACCCTCTGGAGCCCGGTTTGCCCGACGAATTTCATGGCCTACAGCCCCAACTCCTCGCTGAAACCTTAAGTCTCACCACCTACAGCGCCAGCGAAACCTTCTGCGCCTTCGACCTCAACCTTTACTACGACCCCAACAACACTGGCTGGTATAAGCGTCCCGACTGGTTTCTCGTCGTCGGTGTCCCCCGTCTGTATCAAGGCAAAACCACCCGATCGAGCTACGTCACCTGGGATGAAAAAGTCAATCCTGTCATCGTCATTGAATTCCTGTCTCCAGGAACTGAATCAGAAGACCTCGGCCCCTTTGCCAATAAACCCTTACCCCCGGCACAACCCGGCAAACCCCCCAGCAAATTCACCGTCTACG
Protein-coding sequences here:
- a CDS encoding Uma2 family endonuclease, whose amino-acid sequence is MNQPITTKPLPSMGALPTMHDLPSDDPLEPGLPDEFHGLQPQLLAETLSLTTYSASETFCAFDLNLYYDPNNTGWYKRPDWFLVVGVPRLYQGKTTRSSYVTWDEKVNPVIVIEFLSPGTESEDLGPFANKPLPPAQPGKPPSKFTVYEQILNIPNYLVFNEADQQLRYFRLVNGRYAEQALSLENPCIYIPELSLGLGLWNGTFRGIPQAWLRWCDADGNWLLTEAETERQAKEQAEQKMIQEQQIRARLEAYLRSQGIDPDNLPG